Proteins encoded by one window of Desulfovibrio ferrophilus:
- a CDS encoding SlyX family protein, with translation MDYESRIIALEETVGLQGKTIDDLSDVIAEQQKQIDKNERMLRAVANKLHAMYDPGLSVDGPPDEAPPHY, from the coding sequence ATGGATTATGAAAGCCGCATCATTGCCCTGGAAGAAACCGTGGGATTGCAGGGGAAGACCATTGATGACCTGTCCGACGTTATTGCCGAGCAGCAGAAGCAGATCGACAAGAATGAGCGCATGCTCAGGGCTGTGGCGAACAAGCTGCATGCCATGTACGATCCAGGCCTGTCCGTGGACGGCCCGCCAGACGAGGCCCCGCCACATTATTAG
- a CDS encoding DUF3795 domain-containing protein, protein MHYAEMVDQVAPCGLDCGRCLDNPDSAICGLSQRLREELGGFSALAERFAKMDPAFGEYPAFERLLDRLGKGGCTGCRSGNCLLSGCGVKDCVREQGVDFCHECGDFPCNKTMLPPALHERWKQNNERMREMGLEVYLAEARLKPRY, encoded by the coding sequence ATGCACTACGCGGAGATGGTCGATCAGGTGGCCCCCTGCGGCCTTGATTGTGGTCGTTGTCTGGACAATCCGGACAGTGCTATCTGTGGGCTTTCGCAGCGCCTCAGGGAAGAGCTGGGTGGCTTTTCTGCCCTGGCCGAACGGTTTGCCAAGATGGACCCTGCCTTTGGAGAGTATCCGGCCTTTGAACGGCTCTTGGATCGGCTGGGCAAAGGGGGCTGCACGGGATGCCGGAGTGGCAATTGCCTGCTGTCCGGCTGCGGGGTTAAGGATTGCGTGCGGGAACAGGGTGTTGACTTTTGTCACGAGTGTGGCGATTTCCCCTGCAACAAAACAATGCTGCCTCCGGCACTTCATGAGCGCTGGAAACAGAATAACGAGCGCATGCGCGAGATGGGCCTTGAAGTCTATTTGGCCGAGGCGCGTCTGAAACCGAGGTATTGA
- a CDS encoding EVE domain-containing protein, which translates to MNYWLLKTEPGSFSIRDLAGGPEQTTPWDGVRNYQARNMMRDAMKMGDQVLFYHSVTDPGVVGVAEVVREGYPDHTAWEEGSRYYDARSTPEKPLWFMVDIRLVETFEVPLSLKFLRTVPELASMELLRKGSRLSVQPVRAHEFEVIRALAHESDLGR; encoded by the coding sequence GTGAACTATTGGCTGCTGAAGACTGAGCCGGGGTCCTTTTCCATCAGGGATCTCGCGGGCGGACCAGAGCAGACGACACCTTGGGACGGAGTGCGCAACTACCAGGCCCGCAACATGATGCGCGATGCCATGAAGATGGGCGATCAGGTGCTGTTTTATCACAGCGTAACCGACCCGGGCGTGGTGGGTGTGGCCGAGGTTGTGCGCGAAGGCTATCCCGATCACACGGCCTGGGAGGAAGGCAGCCGGTATTATGATGCCCGCAGCACTCCCGAAAAACCGCTGTGGTTCATGGTGGACATTCGGCTGGTGGAGACCTTCGAAGTGCCCTTGTCGCTGAAGTTTCTGCGTACAGTCCCCGAACTGGCGAGCATGGAACTGCTGCGCAAGGGCAGCCGACTGTCCGTACAGCCCGTGCGAGCCCATGAGTTCGAAGTGATCCGTGCCCTGGCCCACGAGAGTGACCTGGGTCGTTGA
- the trmFO gene encoding methylenetetrahydrofolate--tRNA-(uracil(54)-C(5))-methyltransferase (FADH(2)-oxidizing) TrmFO: MSPLNTAKVAIIGGGLAGCECAWQLARYGVGAVIFEMKPEQFSPAHVREGLAELVCSNSFRSDDPETAVGQLKREMREAESLIMEAAEATRVPAGKALAVDRERFSDYITEAVETHALIRLEHREIQSLEDPILAGFEAVVVAAGPLASEELASSLARAVGNERLYFYDAIAPIVEADSVDLGTAYWASRYNPEEKDYLNCPMTEEQYMVFHAALLEADKVQPKDFEKEVHFEGCLPIEAMAERGEKTLSFGPLKPVGLEHPETGERFYAVVQLRPENEAKTRLNMVGFQTKLTYPEQKRVFSMIPGLENAEFERMGSIHRNTYVDAPKVLTEHLELKACPGVFLAGQVTGVEGYVESTACGLWLGLYLAGKLTGHEVSTPPSETALGALLMHLRTEAKNFQPSNVQFGLMPPLGVKANKRKRKGLYAQRAEKAWATWQEESGCVREE, translated from the coding sequence TTGAGTCCATTGAATACAGCGAAAGTAGCGATCATCGGCGGTGGCCTGGCCGGATGCGAATGCGCCTGGCAGTTGGCCCGCTACGGCGTCGGCGCCGTGATCTTTGAAATGAAGCCCGAGCAGTTTTCCCCGGCCCATGTCCGGGAAGGTTTGGCCGAACTGGTCTGTTCCAACTCGTTCCGCTCCGATGATCCCGAAACAGCGGTGGGACAGCTGAAGCGCGAAATGCGCGAGGCCGAGAGCCTGATCATGGAAGCCGCCGAGGCTACACGTGTTCCGGCAGGCAAGGCGCTGGCCGTGGATCGGGAGCGGTTCTCCGACTATATCACCGAGGCTGTCGAGACCCATGCTCTGATTCGGTTGGAGCATCGTGAGATTCAGTCTCTGGAGGACCCGATTCTGGCGGGATTCGAGGCCGTGGTCGTGGCTGCCGGGCCTTTGGCCAGCGAAGAGTTGGCCTCCAGCCTGGCCCGTGCCGTGGGCAATGAACGCCTGTATTTTTACGATGCCATTGCCCCTATCGTGGAGGCCGATTCCGTGGACCTGGGCACGGCCTATTGGGCCTCGCGCTACAACCCGGAAGAAAAGGACTACCTGAACTGCCCCATGACCGAGGAGCAGTACATGGTCTTCCATGCCGCCCTGCTGGAAGCCGATAAGGTTCAGCCCAAGGATTTTGAAAAGGAAGTGCATTTCGAGGGCTGTCTGCCCATTGAGGCCATGGCCGAACGCGGGGAGAAGACCCTGTCTTTCGGGCCATTGAAGCCGGTGGGGCTGGAGCATCCCGAGACCGGGGAGCGTTTTTATGCCGTGGTTCAGCTGCGGCCCGAGAACGAAGCCAAGACTCGCTTGAATATGGTGGGCTTCCAGACCAAGTTGACTTACCCGGAGCAGAAGCGGGTCTTTTCCATGATTCCGGGATTGGAGAATGCCGAGTTTGAGCGCATGGGCAGCATCCACCGCAATACCTATGTGGACGCGCCCAAGGTGCTGACCGAACACCTGGAGCTCAAGGCTTGCCCTGGAGTGTTCCTGGCCGGGCAGGTGACCGGAGTTGAGGGCTATGTGGAGTCCACGGCCTGTGGGTTGTGGCTGGGCCTGTACCTGGCCGGGAAGCTGACTGGTCATGAGGTGTCTACGCCGCCATCCGAAACGGCCCTTGGGGCCTTGCTGATGCATCTGCGTACCGAAGCCAAGAATTTTCAGCCGTCCAACGTCCAGTTCGGGCTGATGCCGCCGCTGGGCGTGAAGGCCAACAAGCGCAAGCGTAAGGGGCTGTATGCCCAGCGCGCCGAAAAGGCTTGGGCCACATGGCAGGAAGAGTCTGGCTGTGTGAGGGAAGAATAG
- a CDS encoding ABC transporter ATP-binding protein, whose amino-acid sequence MRHMAPILDIRNLQTHFFTSRGVARAVDGVNLEVPRGEAMAVVGESGCGKTMLALSVLRLIPQPPGRIVDGKIIFDDTDLLSLSEKEMRSVRGNRISMIFQEPMTSLNPVFKIGDQIAEAIELHQKTTHQEAAEAAVEMLKLVGIPNPENRAQSYPHEMSGGMRQRVVIAMALACNPELVLADEPTTALDVTIQAQILELMLGLTRDKDASILLITHDLGIVAQSCSRVAVMYAGKIVEQAPVTDLFRAPLHPYTQGLMRSIPRLGDKAVKLTPITGIVPSLTDLPRGCHFHPRCPHAFDRCREEHPPLIMQNGQGVRCWLHE is encoded by the coding sequence ATGCGACACATGGCCCCGATTCTCGACATCCGCAACTTGCAGACCCACTTTTTCACCAGCCGGGGCGTGGCTCGCGCCGTGGATGGCGTCAATCTGGAAGTGCCCCGTGGAGAAGCCATGGCCGTGGTGGGTGAATCCGGCTGCGGCAAAACAATGCTTGCTCTTTCCGTGCTGAGATTGATCCCCCAACCTCCGGGCCGCATCGTGGATGGAAAAATCATTTTTGATGATACGGACCTGCTCTCCCTGAGCGAAAAAGAGATGCGTTCGGTACGCGGCAACCGCATCTCCATGATCTTTCAGGAGCCCATGACTTCCCTGAATCCAGTCTTCAAGATTGGCGATCAGATCGCCGAAGCCATTGAGCTGCACCAGAAAACAACTCATCAGGAAGCCGCAGAGGCCGCCGTGGAAATGCTCAAGCTGGTGGGCATCCCCAATCCTGAAAATCGTGCCCAAAGCTACCCCCACGAGATGAGTGGTGGCATGCGCCAGCGTGTGGTCATCGCCATGGCTCTGGCCTGCAATCCCGAACTGGTGCTTGCCGACGAACCCACCACCGCACTGGACGTCACCATCCAGGCCCAGATTCTGGAACTGATGCTTGGCCTGACCCGGGACAAGGACGCCTCCATCCTGCTCATCACCCACGACCTGGGCATTGTGGCCCAATCCTGCTCGCGCGTGGCGGTGATGTATGCCGGCAAGATCGTAGAGCAGGCACCAGTAACCGACCTGTTCCGCGCCCCCCTGCACCCCTATACGCAGGGCCTGATGCGATCCATCCCCCGGCTTGGGGACAAGGCCGTAAAGCTCACCCCCATCACCGGCATCGTCCCCAGCCTGACAGACCTGCCCCGGGGCTGCCATTTTCACCCGCGTTGCCCTCACGCCTTTGACCGCTGCCGCGAAGAACACCCGCCGTTGATCATGCAGAATGGTCAGGGTGTGCGCTGCTGGCTGCACGAATAG